Proteins encoded in a region of the Plasmodium berghei ANKA genome assembly, chromosome: 1 genome:
- a CDS encoding syntaxin-binding protein, putative yields the protein MSLRESCRNRIFTVITKITQVSKYVVMVVDQNAYKILSMICKNEELLEKGVSLIELINTQRNNLQDFDCIYLLSNNIESVNIMLKDFIDEKNPKYKNIHILFTSNACKKNEILNLIATSDFMLKRIKSCACINLNFYPYESRIFYFENKINLYDLYPLKNLQILNTAASELVSVCSCLKTYPNIRYQNTELCYKFAEIVQNYLAAEISKNNNEDKVSEEDTESVLLILDRSIDSSILFIHDYTYQSLCYDLLKINTEFDDNEKYIEDKDEKNNYPHAVTFKMPNNEKKNEEKKAILSENDNLWKKYRHTHIQEVNENIKNEIIEFTEKNSVAKIQKKKNFFNLNEALEAIRFLPKHEHMLEQYWLHIYLCEETFKILQNKNVVDIGLIEQDICCNVDKFGKKLNHIANLNSLQNILASYEYQQEEKARLLLLYFINYININKQDEIKLIESAKLSLFMNKIINHFLKLKLQKNVFLSIDNEDDVSVQNHVSHIFEKKKKKIKYYKDIAKNSNYELTRYEPNIKEIIQELYTETLDKIYFPHLPNVNIIQNNNNNTPNELKVTINFPDKTKNVSRGTVWEYKKDIIKNQTENHKKKKKIIVFIFGGITFPEIKIIYQLSKQINVDLYLGGTSILTSNIIFNQFKTHSDF from the coding sequence atgtcgTTGAGAGAAAGTTGCAGGAACAGAATTTTTACTGTAATCACTAAAATAACTCAGGTGAGCAAATATGTTGTTATGGTTGTAGATCAAAATGcttacaaaatattatccaTGATATGCAAAAATGAAGAACTATTAGAAAAAGGAGTATCATTAATcgaattaataaatacacaaagaaataatttacaaGATTTtgattgtatatatttattaagtaataatattgagAGCGTTAATATAATGTTAAAAGATTTTatagatgaaaaaaatccaaaatataaaaatattcatatattatttacatcAAATgcttgtaaaaaaaatgaaatattaaacTTAATAGCTACAAGTGATTTTATGTTAAAACGGATTAAGTCTTGTGCttgtataaatttaaatttctATCCTTATGAAAGcagaattttttattttgaaaataaaataaatttatatgatttatatcctttaaaaaatttacaaatattaaatactGCAGCCTCGGAATTAGTTTCTGTTTGTTCTTGTTTAAAAACATATCCAAATATACGATATCAAAATACCGAGTTATGTTATAAATTTGCAGAAATCGTTCAAAACTATTTAGCCGCAgaaatttcaaaaaataataatgaagataAAGTGTCAGAAGAAGATACTGAATctgttttattaattttggATAGATCCATTGATAGctctattttatttatacatgaTTATACATATCAAAGTTTGTGCTATGaccttttaaaaattaatacaGAATTTGAcgataatgaaaaatatatagaagataaagatgaaaaaaataattatccTCATGCAGTTACATTTAAAATGcctaataatgaaaaaaaaaatgaagaaaaaaaagccATATTAtcagaaaatgataatttatggaaaaaatatagacacacacatatacaagaagtaaatgaaaatataaaaaatgaaataattgaatttactgaaaaaaattcagtagcaaaaattcaaaaaaaaaaaaacttttttAATCTTAATGAAGCATTAGAAGCAATCAGATTTTTACCAAAACATGAACACATGTTAGAACAATATTGgctacatatatatttatgtgaagaaacttttaaaatattacaaaataaaaatgtagtGGATATAGGTTTAATTGAACAAGATATTTGTTGTAATGTAGATAAATTTGGTAAAAAACTTAATCACATAGCTAATTTAAATAGcttacaaaatattttagcTAGCTATGAATATCAACAAGAAGAAAAAGCtagattattattattatattttattaattatataaatataaataagcaagatgaaataaaacTCATTGAGTCAGCAAAACTTAGTTTGtttatgaacaaaattataaatcattttttaaaattaaagttgcaaaaaaatgtttttctTTCTATTGATAATGAGGATGATGTATCAGTACAAAATCATGTTTCccatatatttgaaaaaaaaaaaaaaaaaattaaatattataaagatattgcaaaaaattcaaattatGAATTAACAAGATATGAaccaaatataaaagaaattattCAAGAACTATATACCGAAACATtggataaaatatattttccacATCTACCaaatgttaatattatacaaaataacaataataatacaccTAACGAATTAAAAGTAACAATAAATTTTCCtgataaaacaaaaaatgtgtCAAGGGGAACTGTATgggaatataaaaaagatataataaaaaaccAAACAgaaaatcataaaaaaaaaaaaaaaattattgtgTTCATATTTGGAGGTATAACATTTCCTGAAATTAAAATCATATATCAACTTtcaaaacaaataaatgtaGATTTATATTTGGGTGGAACTTCAATATTAACatcaaatattatatttaatcaaTTTAAAACACATTCTGATTTCTAG
- a CDS encoding AP2 domain transcription factor, putative, which translates to MDKYSKSENCKLNFKLENYKHDVDQIKETYNLYQNKSMDTFASNSTIDENKIVNINDFCNTCILQNNEKNPEKNASFSDENKSNNMMDFLKTPLINENNYNNYINEINKELKSTENMNTYMDNYNDSFTNQTNKFNNTCINCSYNNDSYICKDMNCTIDFENYEFNNYNQNDASKLLKMYINKIFQDYNIKDKTQKNTNYNEYSENIQPSNFSNNDNNNNIVSEIIKEINIKNYDNSEICNRKNDNVITKNIVNKIQNYLKNSNSISTNIENENNLQQMIMNEIRKTDLETNGCCSCQTFENNKICKKIENKPIISIPSILVYISTKHLNSNVKMRLNNNVFPIINNNKLFKYIHNELILGIFNLDSNKYIEQLIYSIKKCLIEILDYLKDINHMYIYNINDDEYFYHFREIMSIEFSEIDMNSIIYYSNIYKQIYDKSEKTKKTKNDKNNNRRIIRAVSKIFLPYLNRCKIKKNNKEKNKNSENHFSDFKNVKEVDEKEKGEECLINNNEKNKTNARILKRRHSSIDEKNVHKQIKTEIASIDLNNRNDSENTNLLDTDRTTLNKQTCIENSDKDASDFCEHQTKIEHGEDNYDSTKVDSVCSNFKEIKEKKDKYCDAYNKDIDNNKMEGVKEKKDMIQFGEVEKEITNNYSEKCIKIYEKDELFFNNKTQIYKDKTSTIDKLETDDIDASYKSTFSSNDVLIKNNEIISKSLENKCEEKMSSENCINLKKDTSLTFDNHNKCKLLLNNNVNKKYGIKKISQNKEMSNEKIIKKIKIGYINKIISIILCRNLLKYSIIFSPILRNEGIVSNISVSIFNNMILKLKNIRIMDIENSRMRSFYMYKNMSKVNSENYLTFNGFPKYTNINNGIINSQFFQTSQNDDKTSNNLYALYNTEEKVINKFLSLIPEKIKSQFMNNTTKDSSENNSSYNINKIKKFVENYLKIKNVSSTPFNEFSELCAGIENIDSDNVFVENNGKVIQMLRELIIKYEEQTKKNERNYGNKIFVNNINLEKVESNVEPEVENTQDENTNVKEIEKGDDMISNNSKFNKSDKESFINFLKSELLEKESNEYDTYLKNLLNVNSNNNFKRIIDEKQTCNIFNEDNINNCMNCKYNENMNYNQILNICNKLKYLNNLNCENENTTLNSTFKGIIANKIGNILANNSNILNKLISIILNEHYFNNIFLNIKNDNKSHCNLDEYNLEELSKISRQNNDVKNVNEVLNLSDLNSKLNIMKNKNRDLLIPNNYLEYRNGNNFYSNCSSCYNKNYYNFSKKGESDYKENNIENMNNFNFFNKNANCCCLLKCENMCKNGLNNKEHDYNDSMDFQNIMKHILEKNKSKEINNKFYSDLLNYLQKLCDKNNGEIMGNDYESIYNNIDLNFMEVNQNTNDVNINNKNINFREIQNLFLKMKEELSRECVRNYNNKSDQDIYENSNIRADNLNVLGFGNKSEEENNNDINLETVYKDLLFKRYGNQMQLNIENRNNNNNNNEENNSNLFYEYVKYNKSENKTKNDLSSLYNYASYKPCLSNMENAKKNSNNRYIIDNNLYSTCLCTGNCVCYKSDYFKIIDNNDLKEYLSNLSYSNMIIDTNNEKMGNIDELGKFLLVSVDNRRNNMHNCLNINKNDEKMGKIISNNSSNLFLNSNNNNGDNILGNTTSYDNLNFMKELYGNDKNNMYISCGNNNTNILRSNKNKFGKKNNYNNLNEGEHKENNEPHRNTDNQKIGIKVDKNGKNGNISMNGLFVSYGRGQRTKGLEKNKNSADNASSNKNSGNTKGNGSKRGNGKDKQNGGCYVDIGENYELKYTVAELKPQRGVYFDKFQKAWIGSWYEEGKQIKRRFKIKYYGWDEAKELATKARFSFENRIKNLEGNNGKGNSSTSKNNTNSGEKNGTKLTVVNNKKSGIQDIENNNNDRIKTRNSSKDVEEKNNNENAGFDENNFNDIDNHNNPNEKNNSDDKKKNNNIDDEIWSNQESQNCDSKIRYDKDEYKSGVNTRSGHFTKKNNFNNKNNNNWLGERYADYNNLDINISGQRSFYNAYDSGNGCEIDDVKNCSNKLYEYEETELDNKNSNLLNSGKKGYTKDNNFNNNNGQIKYQNNKYNDGNNTITYAKSNTKKGCDHNIIDNSVILPQGVFYQDSKKAFCANWYSNGKQEKRYFSINKFGEERARSLAIAARKKFENLYKKNTKKDYVSGINNIQQIENSNSEILISKKNDNLNEEHLNFEKNESGIDYTKKEKEMNDDKDLEGNNNDENIIVKKNNYIDINNMGIGNRCNTRNGSKNISFDYNSEHGFENENNHDDNEDNKKEDENRCVQNLNKNENEKKKIINQVNRSISTDVIKEHLIDNIINSQGSKHNEEYHIDCNEENSDINHFKNNNLEMNDNKENGIINIENDNYDGNCLNNDTIPKICNNDHNIEDNNFDVTKMTEQNMGSHLLLQRNDNENKEISIKDMNINDYNMENDSNYVNSNNNKESEEDMFAKNSQKDDLSPYNKSDKAGSIPSGVYVIRTNGVVQAWRAEWKSSNGCKKTKNFGISTYGYDLSKKLAIEMRARMAGECLVADDGTIFDYRNKVESKDE; encoded by the exons atggataaatattctaaatcggaaaattgtaaattaaatttcaaactggaaaattataaacatGATGTGGATCAAATAAAGGAAACATACAATTTATATCAAAACAAAAGTATGGATACATTTGCATCTAATTCGACAatagatgaaaataaaattgtaaatataaacgACTTTTGTAACACATGTATTCTACAAAACAATGAAAAGAACccagaaaaaaatgcatcTTTTTcagatgaaaataaaagtaataatatgatGGATTTCTTAAAAACACcattaataaatgaaaataattataacaattatattaatgaaataaacaAAGAATTAAAGAGCACCGAGAATATGAATACATATATGGATAACTACAATGATAGTTTTACTAatcaaacaaataaatttaacaaCACATGTATTAAttgttcatataataatgatagttatatttgtaaagaTATGAATTGTACAATagattttgaaaattatgaatttaataattataatcaGAATGATGCatctaaattattaaaaatgtatattaataaaatatttcaagattataatattaaagataaaacacaaaaaaatacaaactATAATGAATATTCTGAAAATATACAACCGTCCAATTTTTCGaacaatgataataataataatatagtatctgaaataattaaagagattaatataaaaaattatgacaATTCTGAAATTtgtaatagaaaaaatgataatgttattacaaaaaatattgttaataaaattcaaaattatttaaaaaattccaATTCGATTTCCACTAATATTGAAaacgaaaataatttacaaCAAATGATAATGAATGAAATTAGAAAAACAGATTTAGAAACGAATGGTTGTTGTTCATGTCAAacatttgaaaataataaaatttgcaaaaaaatagaaaacaAACCAATTATTTCAATACCATCTATTCTTGTCTATATTTCTACAAAACATTTAAATAGTAATGTAAAAATGAGattgaataataatgtatttccaataataaataacaataaattatttaaatatattcataatgaATTAATTTTAGGAATATTCAATTTAGAttctaataaatatatagaacaattaatatatagtattaaaaaatgcttAATTGAAATTCttgattatttaaaagatataaatcatatgtatatatataatataaatgatgacgagtatttttatcattttagAGAAATAATGTCTATTGAATTTTCAGAAATTGATATGAATtctataatttattattcaaatatttataaacaaatttatgataaatctgaaaaaacaaaaaaaacaaaaaatgacaaGAATAATAATCGGAGAATTATTCGTGCAGTgtctaaaatatttttaccttatttaaatagatgcaaaataaaaaaaaataataaagaaaaaaataaaaattcagaaaatcatttttctgattttaaaaatgtaaaggaagttgatgaaaaagaaaaaggtGAAGAatgtttaataaataataatgaaaaaaataaaacaaatgctcgaattttaaaaagaaGACATAGTTCAatagatgaaaaaaatgttcataaacaaataaaaactgAAATAGCATCTAtagatttaaataatagaaatgattctgaaaatacaaatttattagATACAGACAGAACTACATTAAACAAACAGACTTGTATTGAAAATAGTGATAAAGATGCTAGTGATTTTTGTGAACATCAGACAAAAATAGAACATGGGGAAGACAATTACGATTCCACAAAAGTTGATTCTGTTTGTTCTAATTTTAAGGAAATCAAAGAAAAGAAGGATAAATATTGTgatgcatataataaagatattgataataataaaatggaaggtgtaaaagaaaaaaaagatatgaTTCAATTTGGAGAAGTAGAAAAAGAGATAACTAATAATTATAGTGAAAAGTGTATAAAGatttatgaaaaagatgaattattttttaataataagacacaaatatataaagataaaaCAAGTACAATTGATAAATTAGAAACAGATGATATAGATGCATCTTATAAAAGTACATTTTCCTCTAATGatgttttaattaaaaataatgaaataatttctaaaagtttagaaaataaatgcgaagaaaaaatgagttcagaaaattgtattaatttaaaaaaagatacTTCTTTAACATTTGATAATcataataaatgtaaattactattaaataataatgttaacaaaaaatatggaataaaaaaaatatcacaAAACAAGGAAATGTccaatgaaaaaataataaaaaaaataaaaataggatatataaataaaataattagtataatattgtgtagaaatttattaaaatattcaataattttttctccAATATTAAGAAATGAAGGAATTGTATCAAATATTAGTGtttctatatttaataatatgattttaaaattaaaaaatataagaataatGGATATAGAAAATTCAAGAATGCGttctttttatatgtataaaaatatgtctAAAGTTAATTCTGAAAATTACTTAACATTTAATGGATTTccaaaatatacaaatataaataatggtATAATAAATTCTCAGTTTTTTCAAACTTCGCAAAATGATGACAAAacttcaaataatttatatgctTTATATAACACAGAagaaaaagtaataaataaatttttatctttaattcctgaaaaaataaaatcacaatttatgaataatacCACTAAAGATTCATCAGAAAATAACAGTTcctataatattaataaaataaaaaagtttgttgaaaattatttaaaaataaaaaatgtaagtTCTACTCCTTTTAATGAGTTTTCTGAATTATGTGCTGGTATTGAAAATATCGATTCAGATAATGTATTTGttgaaaataatggaaAGGTTATTCAAATGCTTCGagaattaataataaaatatgaagaacaaacaaagaaaaatgaaagaaattatggaaataaaatttttgttaataatataaatttagaaaaagtTGAATCAAATGTAGAACCCGAGGTTGAAAATACACAAGatgaaaatacaaatgtaaaagaaatagaaaaagGTGATGATATGATTTCAAATAATtctaaatttaataaatcagATAAAGaatcatttataaattttttaaaatcagAATTGTTAGAAAAAGAGTCAAATGAATATGacacatatttaaaaaatttgttaaatgtaaattcgaataacaattttaaaaggataattgatgaaaaacaaacatgtaatatatttaacgaagataacataaataattgtatgaattgtaaatataatgaaaatatgaattataatcaaattttaaatatatgcaacaaattgaaatatctaaataatttaaattgtgAGAATGAAAATACAACTTTAAATTCTACTTTTAAAGGAATTATAGCTAATAAAATAGGTAATATTTTAGCTAATAAttctaatattttaaataaattaatttcaataattttaaatgaacattattttaataatattttcttaaatataaaaaatgataataaatcGCATTGTAATTTGgatgaatataatttggAAGAATTGTCTAAAATTTCTAGACAGAATAATGatgttaaaaatgtaaatgaggttttaaatttatctGATTTGAATAGTAagttaaatattatgaaaaataaaaatagagatttattaattcctaataattatttagaGTATagaaatggaaataatttttatagtaATTGCTCTTCatgttataataaaaattattataattttagtaAAAAAGGAGAATCTgattataaagaaaataatattgaaaatatgaacaatttcaattttttcaacAAAAATGCTAACTGTTGTTGTTTAttaaaatgtgaaaatatGTGTAAAAATGGATTAAACAATAAAGAGCATGATTATAACGATTCTATggattttcaaaatattatgaaacatattttagaaaaaaataaatcaaaggaaataaataataaattttattctGATTTGTTGAATTATTTGCAAAAATTatgtgataaaaataatggagAAATTATGGGAAACGATTATGAAtctatttataataatattgatttGAATTTTATGGAAGTAAATCAGAATACGAATGATgtaaacataaataataaaaatataaattttagaGAAATTCAaaacttatttttaaaaatgaaagaagAATTATCACGCGAATGTGTtagaaattataataataaatctgATCAGGacatttatgaaaattctAATATTAGAGCagataatttaaatgtGTTAGGATTTGGTAATAAATcagaagaagaaaataataatgatattaatTTAGAAACTGTTTATAaagatttattatttaaaaggTATGGTAATCAGATGCAAttaaatattgaaaatcggaataataataataataataacgaagaaaataattctaatttgttttatgaatatgttaaatataataaatctgaaaataaaacaaaaaatgatttatcatcattatataattatgcaTCATATAAGCCTTGTTTATCTAATATGgaaaatgcaaaaaaaaatagtaataatcGTTATATAATTGATAATAACCTTTATAGTACATGTTTATGTACTGGGAATTGTGTATGCTATAAGAGTGATTATTTTAAGATaattgataataatgatttaaaagaatatttatcaaatttgTCTTATTCAAATATGATTATAGATACAAATAATGAGAAAATGGGAAATATAGATGAACTtggaaaatttttattagtttCTGTCGATAATAGACgaaataatatgcataattgtttaaatattaataaaaatgatgaaaagatgggaaaaattataagtAACAATTCttctaatttatttttaaattctaataataataatggtgataatatattaggAAATACAACAAGttatgataatttaaattttatgaaagaATTATATggtaatgataaaaataatatgtatatatcttgtggaaataataatacaaatattttaagatcaaacaaaaataaatttggaaaaaaaaacaattataataatttgaatgAAGGGGAacataaagaaaataatgaacCTCACAGAAATACAGATAATCAAAAAATCGGAATAAAAGTAGATAAAAATGgtaaaaatggaaatatatcTATGAACGGTTTATTTGTAAGTTATGGACGTGGACAAAGGACAAAag gattagaaaaaaataaaaactcAGCGGACAATGCAAGTTCGAATAAGAATAGTGGAAACACAAAAGGAAATGGATCTAAAAGAGGCAATGGAAAAGATAAACAAAATGGTGGATGTTATGTAGACATTGGTGAAAATTATGAACTTAAATATACAGTTGCTGAATTAAAACCCCAAAGAGGagtttattttgataaatttcAAAAAGCATGGATAGGAAGTTGGTATGAAGAAGgcaaacaaataaaacgtcgatttaaaattaaatattatggtTGGGACGAAGCTAAAGAATTAGCAACAAAAGCTAGATTTTCTTTTGAAAATCGAATCAAAAATTTAGAAGGAAATAACGGAAAAGGTAATTCTAGTACatctaaaaataatacaaattcAGGAGAAAAGAATGGAACAAAACTTACAGTagttaataataaaaaaagtggAATTCAggatatagaaaataataataatgatagaATAAAAACAAGAAACAGTTCAAAAGATgtagaagaaaaaaataataatgaaaatgctggatttgatgaaaataattttaatgatatagataatcataataatccaaatgaaaaaaataattctgatgataaaaaaaaaaataataatatagatgATGAAATATGGAGTAATCAAGAATCTCAAAATTGTGATTCTAAAATAAGATATGATAAAGATGAATATAAATCAGGAGTAAATACTAGAAGTGGacattttacaaaaaaaaataattttaataataaaaataataacaattgGCTGGGAGAAAGATATGctgattataataatttagatataaatatttctggACAAAGATCATTTTATAATGCATATGATAGTGGAAATGGTTGTGAAATAGATGACGTTAAAAATTGctcaaataaattatatgaatatgaaGAAACTGAAttagataataaaaatagtaatttattaaattcaggaaaaaaaggatatacaaaagataataactttaataataataatggacaaataaaatatcaaaataataaatataatgatggAAATAACACTATCACATATGCTAAAtcaaatacaaaaaaaggATGTGatcataatataattgatAATTCTGTTATATTACCTCAAGGAGTGTTTTATCAAGATTCTAAAAAAGCTTTTTGTGCTAATTGGTATTCAAATGGAAAACAAGAAAAAagatatttttctattaataaGTTTGGTGAAGAAAGAGCTAGAAGTTTAGCAATAGCAGCgcgaaaaaaatttgaaaatttgtataaaaaaaatactaaaaaGGATTATGTTTCTggaattaataatatacaacaaattgaaaatagtaattcagaaatattaatttctaaaaaaaatgataatttaaatgaagaaCATTtgaattttgaaaaaaatgagtcTGGTATTGATtacacaaaaaaagaaaaagaaatgaatGATGATAAAGATTTAGAaggtaataataatgatgaaaatattattgttaaaaaaaataattatatagatATCAATAATATGGGGATAGGTAATAGATGTAATACGCGAAATGgttctaaaaatattagcTTCGATTATAATAGTGAGCATGGttttgaaaatgaaaataatcatgatgataatgaagataataaaaaagaagatgAAAATCGTTGTGTACAGaatttgaataaaaatgagaatgaaaaaaaaaaaataattaaccAAGTGAATCGTAGCATTAGTACTGATGTAATAAAGGAGCATCttattgataatattataaatagtCAAGGATCAAAACATAATGAAGAATATCATATTGATTGcaatgaagaaaatagtGATATCAaccattttaaaaataataatttagagATGAATGATAACAAAGAAAATggtataataaatatagaaaacGACAATTATGATGGAAATTGTCTAAACAATGATACAATACCgaaaatatgtaataatgatcataatatagaagataataattttgatgtAACTAAAATGACAGAACAAAATATGGGTTCACATTTACTTTTACAAAGaaatgataatgaaaataaagaaatatcaATAAAAGATATGAACATAAATGATTATAATATGGAAAATGATTCTAACTATgttaatagtaataataataaagaatcAGAAGAAGATATGTTTGCAAAAAATTCTCAAAAAGATGATTTAAGTCCATATAACAAATCAGATAAAGCTGGATCAATTCCATCTGGTGTTTATGTTATTAGAACCAATGGAGTAGTACAAGCATGGAGAGCTGAATGGAAAAGTTCAAATGGTTGTAAAAAAACCAAAAATTTTGGAATAAGCACATATGGATATGATTTAAGTAAAAAATTGGCAATTGAAATGAGAGCTAGAATGGCTGGTGAATGCTTAGTCGCGGATGATGGAACCATTTTCGATTATAGAAATAAAGTAGAATCGAAAGAtgaatga